The proteins below are encoded in one region of Nitrospirota bacterium:
- a CDS encoding ATP-dependent helicase — protein MNRDITPYVLKRSPDQGPAPALSIDYAAALNAQQLAAVIAGEGPALVIAGAGSGKTRTLVYRVAYLIDSGIDPSHILLLTFTRKSSQEMLERAGELIGARSERVRGGTFHSVANMLLRRYGRAIGLEPGFTILDRGDAEDLIALVRAQLGLHEKDKRFPRKGTIAEMFSKSENTLRPLAEIVVEEFDHFSGHLDALEQLQKGYQAAKRRGKLVDYDDLLVLLRQLLMEDESVRRTISSLYRYILVDEYQDTNRLQADVIRHLAFTHQNVMVVGDDSQSIYAFRGATFKNIMEFPSLFPGTVIYKLEENYRSTQPILNLANAIIEEATEKYTKRLFTRKLDGPLPTLVEAGAENAQSRFIAQKILELREEGVPLSEMAVLFRSSFHSFDLEIELSRHGLPFIKRGGGKFVETAHVKDLLAHLRVVANPLDAVSWHRVLMLIEGVGPKKAQDVMAAIEKSANSYQALCGMTGRSGKGLKDLGLTLESLAGLDDLRPAHLVNQISEYYLPIFKTQYDDYPKRMRDLDHLQTIAERYQGLETFLSDLTLEPPDGNAAGAEASDRDTERLVLSTIHSAKGLEWQCVFVMWILDGRFPSVYSFDEDEEIEEERRLFYVSVTRAKRHLYLTYPINVFDRGSGMVLSKPSRFLGPVSPALLDQLALMEEGGRPDWYSRDDRYE, from the coding sequence ATGAATCGAGACATCACTCCCTATGTATTGAAACGGTCGCCGGACCAGGGGCCAGCTCCCGCCCTGTCCATTGACTATGCGGCGGCGCTGAATGCCCAACAGCTTGCGGCAGTGATTGCGGGCGAAGGGCCGGCCTTGGTCATTGCCGGAGCCGGGAGCGGCAAGACGCGGACCCTGGTCTATCGCGTGGCCTATTTGATCGACTCAGGGATCGATCCGTCCCACATTCTATTGCTGACCTTTACGAGGAAATCGTCGCAGGAGATGCTCGAACGGGCCGGTGAGCTGATCGGTGCTCGCAGTGAGCGGGTCCGTGGCGGCACCTTTCACTCCGTGGCCAATATGTTGCTCCGGCGCTATGGCCGGGCCATTGGACTGGAGCCTGGCTTCACGATTCTCGATCGGGGCGATGCCGAAGACTTGATCGCTCTGGTTCGCGCCCAGTTGGGTTTGCACGAAAAAGATAAGCGGTTTCCCCGCAAGGGCACGATCGCAGAGATGTTCAGTAAGTCCGAGAATACGTTGCGGCCGCTCGCGGAGATCGTGGTCGAAGAGTTCGATCATTTTTCGGGTCATTTGGACGCGCTGGAGCAGTTGCAGAAGGGTTATCAGGCGGCGAAGCGTCGGGGCAAGCTGGTGGATTATGACGATTTGCTGGTGTTGTTGCGGCAGCTCTTGATGGAGGATGAATCGGTTAGGCGGACGATCTCATCCCTCTATCGCTACATTCTGGTCGATGAGTATCAGGATACCAATCGCCTGCAGGCGGATGTCATCAGGCATCTGGCTTTCACCCATCAGAACGTCATGGTCGTCGGCGATGACTCGCAATCGATCTATGCGTTCCGCGGCGCGACCTTCAAGAACATTATGGAGTTCCCGTCGCTGTTCCCCGGCACCGTCATCTATAAGCTCGAAGAAAACTACCGTAGCACCCAGCCGATTTTGAATCTGGCGAACGCCATTATCGAAGAGGCGACGGAGAAGTATACCAAGCGCTTGTTTACGAGGAAGCTGGACGGGCCGTTGCCGACCTTGGTGGAGGCTGGGGCAGAGAATGCCCAATCGCGCTTTATTGCGCAGAAGATTTTGGAGCTGCGGGAGGAAGGGGTCCCGCTCAGTGAAATGGCGGTGCTGTTCCGTTCGAGCTTTCATTCGTTCGATCTGGAAATCGAGCTGTCGCGTCATGGGCTGCCCTTTATCAAACGTGGCGGGGGTAAGTTCGTCGAGACCGCGCATGTGAAGGATCTATTGGCCCATTTGCGTGTCGTGGCCAATCCCTTGGATGCCGTCAGCTGGCATCGCGTGCTGATGCTCATCGAAGGGGTCGGGCCTAAGAAGGCGCAGGACGTTATGGCTGCGATCGAGAAATCGGCTAATTCCTATCAGGCCCTTTGTGGGATGACGGGACGGTCCGGGAAGGGGCTGAAGGATTTAGGTCTGACGCTCGAAAGTCTTGCCGGGCTCGACGATCTGCGGCCGGCTCACCTGGTAAATCAGATTTCTGAGTATTATCTGCCGATCTTTAAGACTCAGTACGACGACTATCCCAAGCGTATGAGGGATTTAGATCATTTGCAGACGATCGCAGAGCGGTATCAGGGTCTCGAAACGTTCCTTTCTGACCTAACGTTGGAGCCGCCGGACGGAAACGCTGCCGGCGCTGAGGCGTCGGATCGCGATACTGAACGGCTCGTGTTGTCTACGATCCATTCCGCCAAGGGGCTGGAGTGGCAATGTGTGTTTGTCATGTGGATCCTGGATGGACGGTTTCCATCGGTCTATTCGTTCGATGAAGATGAGGAGATCGAAGAAGAGCGGCGGCTGTTTTATGTTTCCGTGACGAGAGCCAAGCGTCATCTATATCTGACTTATCCCATTAATGTGTTTGATCGGGGCAGCGGCATGGTCCTGTCGAAGCCCTCCCGCTTCTTGGGCCCTGTGTCGCCTGCGTTGCTGGATCAGCTGGCTCTGATGGAAGAAGGCGGACGGCCTGACTGGTATTCTCGCGATGATCGCTACGAGTGA
- the glgP gene encoding alpha-glucan family phosphorylase, which produces MDIPQTAASLSNGIPSGLSRLMELAHNLWWSWTPEARRLFQHIDPTLWLLTHHNPVKLLADVRPDRLKQLADDPSYMRQYSAALKIFDEYRQNKHSWFKTQHRDLISPTIAYFSAEFGLHTSIPIYSGGLGILAGDHCKEASDLGVPLVGIGFMYPQGYFRQRITPEGWQEAAYAPFNRAESPIHPALTPSGEACRITVEIGSRVVEAAVWKVLVGRVPLYLIDTDVPENNPENRALSARLYGGDQEMRLCQEFLLGIGGVRMLRALGITPTVWHANEGHSAFLTLERLRELILQGSTHEDACEAIRQSTVFTTHTPVPAGHDVFPHHLMDRYFSGYWEQLGLSREDFLRLGDTPESQGHGFNMTALAMRMAAHVNGVSHEHGRVSREMWHHMWPGLPTEQIPIRSVTNGIHAPTWISPELNQLYGKYLGPEWAEKCDDTTMWQRILDTPDQELWAVRQVMKRKLMSFIRERARSGWMQGHLQPSQVLTQGTLLDPEALTIGFARRFATYKRATLLFRDLERLKQLLQNHWQPVQIIFAGKAHPADEPGRYFIHEVLSFCDDHKLGGHVAFLENYDMHMAKYLVQGVDIWLNTPRFPLEASGTSGQKAALNGVINLSVLDGWWKEGYNGANGWGIEPLTGNQDIQAQDQHDADQLYRMLEQEAIPLFYQRDMDGTPRGWMQLVKESIRTNAPRFCTKRMVKEYVDHLYAPAMIRTPSTW; this is translated from the coding sequence GTGGATATTCCGCAGACAGCAGCTAGCTTATCGAATGGTATTCCATCAGGCCTCTCACGCCTCATGGAATTGGCCCACAACCTCTGGTGGAGTTGGACCCCGGAAGCCCGTCGGCTTTTCCAACACATCGATCCAACCCTCTGGCTCCTGACGCATCATAACCCCGTCAAACTCCTGGCCGACGTCAGGCCAGACAGGCTTAAACAGCTCGCTGATGATCCCTCGTATATGCGGCAATACTCTGCCGCCCTCAAGATCTTCGACGAGTATCGTCAGAACAAACACAGTTGGTTTAAAACACAACACCGCGATTTGATCTCCCCCACCATTGCCTACTTCTCTGCGGAATTCGGCCTCCATACGTCCATCCCCATTTACAGCGGTGGCCTAGGCATTCTTGCCGGGGACCATTGCAAGGAAGCCAGCGACCTCGGTGTGCCTCTGGTGGGAATCGGGTTCATGTATCCGCAAGGGTATTTCAGGCAGAGGATCACGCCGGAAGGCTGGCAGGAAGCGGCCTACGCCCCGTTCAACCGGGCAGAATCGCCAATTCATCCCGCACTGACTCCATCGGGAGAGGCCTGCCGGATTACGGTCGAGATCGGCAGCCGAGTCGTGGAGGCTGCAGTCTGGAAAGTGCTCGTCGGGCGAGTCCCCCTTTACCTCATCGATACGGATGTCCCGGAAAACAATCCTGAAAACAGAGCCCTCTCTGCTCGTTTATATGGCGGCGATCAAGAGATGCGCCTCTGCCAAGAATTCTTATTGGGTATCGGTGGTGTCCGTATGCTTCGCGCATTGGGCATCACACCAACCGTCTGGCATGCCAATGAAGGCCATTCCGCCTTCCTCACGTTGGAACGCCTTCGAGAATTGATCCTGCAAGGATCGACGCATGAGGACGCCTGCGAGGCCATCCGCCAGAGTACGGTCTTTACCACCCATACCCCCGTGCCTGCCGGTCACGACGTATTTCCGCACCACCTCATGGACCGGTACTTTTCAGGCTACTGGGAGCAACTGGGCCTCTCGCGGGAAGACTTCCTCCGGCTGGGAGACACCCCTGAATCCCAGGGGCATGGCTTCAACATGACGGCACTCGCCATGAGGATGGCCGCCCATGTGAATGGGGTCAGTCATGAGCATGGACGGGTCTCGCGAGAGATGTGGCACCATATGTGGCCCGGGCTGCCGACCGAGCAAATACCGATCCGCAGCGTGACCAACGGCATCCATGCGCCCACCTGGATTTCCCCGGAACTCAACCAGCTCTACGGCAAGTATCTGGGCCCGGAATGGGCGGAGAAATGCGACGACACGACGATGTGGCAGCGGATCCTGGACACCCCAGACCAGGAACTGTGGGCCGTCCGGCAAGTCATGAAACGCAAACTCATGAGCTTCATCCGGGAACGAGCCAGAAGCGGCTGGATGCAGGGGCACCTCCAGCCCTCGCAAGTCTTAACGCAAGGCACGCTGCTCGATCCCGAAGCCTTGACGATCGGCTTCGCCAGGCGCTTCGCCACCTACAAGCGGGCCACCCTGTTATTCCGCGACCTCGAACGGCTGAAGCAATTGCTCCAAAACCATTGGCAGCCAGTCCAAATCATCTTCGCCGGCAAGGCTCACCCGGCCGATGAGCCGGGCCGTTACTTCATTCATGAAGTGTTGAGCTTTTGCGACGACCATAAGTTGGGCGGCCACGTGGCCTTCCTGGAAAACTACGACATGCATATGGCGAAATACTTGGTCCAGGGCGTCGACATTTGGCTCAACACCCCGCGATTCCCCTTGGAGGCAAGCGGCACGAGCGGACAAAAAGCCGCGCTTAACGGCGTCATCAACCTCAGCGTCCTCGATGGCTGGTGGAAAGAAGGCTACAACGGAGCCAACGGCTGGGGCATTGAACCCTTAACCGGGAATCAAGACATCCAGGCGCAAGACCAGCATGACGCGGACCAGCTCTACCGCATGCTGGAACAAGAGGCCATTCCCCTCTTCTATCAACGGGACATGGATGGCACACCCCGCGGCTGGATGCAGCTCGTCAAGGAAAGTATCCGGACCAACGCGCCGCGCTTCTGCACGAAACGCATGGTCAAGGAATACGTCGACCATCTCTATGCGCCGGCCATGATCCGCACCCCCTCGACATGGTAA